In Azospirillum baldaniorum, one DNA window encodes the following:
- a CDS encoding septal ring lytic transglycosylase RlpA family protein, which produces MLQDVEFEENAAPVVSDIEPVYVHKGKASYYADFFHGRTTASGERFSQNRLTAASRRLPLGSRVTVTNADNGRSVEVVINDRGPYVKGRVIDLSRKAASELGMIEDGVVNVRVEARPSDQPNRSLRQRLEQMVAVLYPDRKPASEPPVTVAERPEPDLTGTDLGTAE; this is translated from the coding sequence ATGCTGCAGGACGTCGAGTTTGAGGAAAACGCGGCGCCGGTCGTGTCGGATATCGAACCGGTTTATGTTCACAAGGGGAAGGCGTCCTACTACGCCGATTTCTTCCATGGCCGGACCACGGCGTCGGGGGAGCGTTTCAGCCAGAACCGGCTGACCGCCGCGTCCCGCCGGCTTCCCCTGGGCAGCCGGGTGACGGTGACCAACGCTGACAACGGGCGCAGCGTCGAGGTCGTGATCAACGACCGAGGCCCCTACGTGAAGGGGCGGGTGATCGACCTCTCCCGGAAGGCGGCCAGTGAACTGGGCATGATCGAGGACGGCGTGGTGAACGTGCGTGTCGAAGCCCGGCCTTCCGACCAGCCGAACCGTTCCCTGCGGCAGCGGCTGGAGCAGATGGTCGCCGTGCTTTACCCCGACCGCAAACCGGCGTCCGAACCGCCTGTGACGGTGGCCGAACGGCCCGAACCGGATTTGACCGGCACGGATCTGGGCACGGCCGAATAA